From Thalassococcus sp. S3, one genomic window encodes:
- the tagF gene encoding type VI secretion system-associated protein TagF → MTLTSGSSHFHAFGKLPARADFVDTGLSAATRRAMDVWLQDGIAESQREYGTSWRQIYLEAPIWRFILPWGMCGPVTILGVISPSHDSVGRCYPLLMATEIPSPVNTIGLIAGSNRWFGAVEALALDARDPTFDSSELYRRLLPRWRTGEVKPIRTFPTSISGREGLAVELPMLSAGPAMAHMLCREAPAERGLWWTAGSTRVPPMLAIIPKLTSPLGFTAFLDGKWTRHGWDHRPLIPDAPTPETGAPAVADWDREA, encoded by the coding sequence ATGACTTTGACAAGCGGTTCCAGCCACTTTCATGCATTCGGCAAACTGCCCGCACGTGCCGATTTCGTCGATACCGGCCTCAGTGCAGCCACCCGCAGAGCGATGGACGTCTGGCTGCAGGACGGTATCGCGGAAAGCCAGCGGGAATACGGGACATCCTGGCGTCAAATCTACCTCGAAGCGCCGATCTGGCGGTTCATTCTGCCTTGGGGCATGTGCGGCCCGGTCACCATTCTCGGCGTGATCAGTCCCAGCCACGACAGCGTCGGGCGATGCTATCCGCTGCTGATGGCGACCGAAATCCCCTCCCCCGTCAATACGATCGGCCTGATTGCGGGATCAAACCGCTGGTTCGGCGCGGTGGAGGCGCTGGCCCTGGATGCGCGTGATCCGACATTCGATTCCAGCGAGCTTTATCGCCGCTTGTTGCCGCGCTGGCGCACCGGCGAGGTAAAGCCCATCCGGACCTTCCCCACTTCGATCAGCGGGCGCGAGGGTCTGGCCGTCGAGTTACCGATGTTGTCCGCCGGGCCCGCAATGGCCCATATGCTGTGTAGAGAGGCCCCCGCCGAACGTGGGCTTTGGTGGACTGCGGGATCGACAAGAGTCCCGCCCATGCTGGCAATCATTCCAAAGCTGACATCGCCCTTGGGCTTTACCGCATTTCTCGATGGAAAGTGGACACGGCACGGATGGGATCATCGCCCGCTGATACCGGACGCTCCCACCCCGGAGACCGGCGCGCCGGCCGTGGCCGACTGGGACCGCGAAGCCTGA
- a CDS encoding type VI secretion system Vgr family protein — translation MSSQSRTPRPSAPKTLHMSKVAEDLLRANRYATLTAAPFPLDGVSLRSLRGGDRLGEPFCYEVKFVTRKPVRDFGRMPGQSMTVGMMMADRRSVRFFNGIITSMRYVGLQQTRRPHYVAELRPWLSLLGYRRNSRIFHDKTSLDILSTIFGEHGGLYTVKVRGALPRRKICTQYDETDLAFVSRLMEQDGLYYYFQHEEKRHRMVLVSDPGDHMPCMPDVVPTHLNLRDYRYKTDSIWEWREAVSMTSGRVSLKDYDHEKPKAPLTALEPVPKVQLGDIRETEARIQPGGAGSQAAGVTSSWTEPKPDAFYENFTFPARFESRSDGAFYARIRAQEQASRAYRIEVDGSMRQVTTGSTFRANNPYDLPDNSDEQTSQQQFLALGQQIELSSEVGDVEAEDETRFLYRATVEAQIASTKFRPERRTPWPRIHGPQTALVIGPDTVATDRWGRVRVRFHWDRDDQNSTWIRVAQPWAGRTFGSLVLPRKGQEVVVMFHDGNPDWPIVTGAVYNDDNRPPEPLPARATRSVFRSQSVPGRAADHNELSFEDDAGKEEVLLKALKDHNLKVGKIYRVNVGEKYALSASARGNPTSSFLEVKPDCVRLAVHGPTGPQGIEIGPEGVSIIGSNVGLMSRMGPVSATPMPVPTPTPQLTKSAGSIAVAPFDAKIKD, via the coding sequence ATGTCTTCTCAGTCCCGCACACCCCGCCCGTCCGCGCCTAAAACGCTTCACATGTCCAAGGTGGCCGAAGATCTGCTTCGCGCCAACCGCTATGCGACGTTGACAGCGGCGCCTTTCCCTCTGGATGGCGTTTCCCTTCGATCTCTGCGCGGCGGGGATCGGCTGGGGGAGCCCTTTTGCTACGAGGTCAAGTTCGTGACCCGAAAACCCGTGCGGGATTTCGGCAGGATGCCGGGGCAGAGCATGACCGTCGGTATGATGATGGCGGACCGGCGGTCGGTCCGCTTCTTCAACGGCATCATCACCTCGATGCGTTATGTCGGGCTTCAGCAGACCCGACGGCCGCATTACGTCGCAGAGCTTCGGCCCTGGCTCTCGCTGCTCGGGTATCGACGCAACAGCCGGATCTTTCACGACAAGACCAGCCTGGATATCCTTTCGACGATCTTTGGGGAGCATGGCGGCCTTTACACCGTCAAGGTGCGGGGCGCTTTGCCAAGGCGGAAGATCTGCACGCAATACGACGAAACGGATCTCGCCTTCGTGTCGCGGCTGATGGAGCAGGACGGCCTTTATTACTACTTCCAGCACGAGGAGAAGCGGCACCGGATGGTGCTGGTCAGCGATCCCGGAGATCACATGCCCTGCATGCCGGACGTGGTGCCAACGCATCTGAACTTGCGCGATTATCGCTACAAGACAGATTCGATCTGGGAGTGGCGGGAGGCGGTCAGCATGACCTCGGGCCGCGTCAGCCTCAAGGATTATGATCACGAAAAGCCCAAGGCGCCGCTCACCGCGCTTGAGCCCGTTCCAAAGGTGCAACTTGGGGACATTCGGGAGACCGAAGCGCGCATTCAGCCCGGTGGTGCAGGATCGCAGGCCGCAGGGGTGACCTCATCCTGGACTGAACCGAAGCCTGATGCGTTTTACGAGAACTTCACCTTTCCCGCACGGTTCGAAAGCCGCAGTGACGGTGCGTTCTACGCTCGCATCAGGGCGCAAGAGCAGGCAAGCCGCGCCTACCGGATCGAGGTGGACGGCAGCATGCGGCAGGTGACCACAGGGTCGACCTTTCGGGCGAACAATCCGTACGATTTGCCCGACAATTCAGACGAGCAGACCTCCCAGCAGCAGTTCCTGGCCCTGGGTCAGCAGATCGAGCTGAGCAGTGAGGTCGGCGATGTCGAGGCCGAAGACGAGACGCGCTTTCTCTACCGCGCCACCGTGGAAGCACAGATTGCCAGTACCAAGTTTCGACCAGAGCGGCGCACGCCCTGGCCGCGCATCCACGGTCCACAGACGGCTTTGGTTATCGGACCCGATACTGTCGCGACAGATCGGTGGGGCCGTGTTCGTGTTCGGTTTCATTGGGACCGGGACGATCAGAACTCCACCTGGATCAGGGTTGCTCAACCCTGGGCCGGGCGGACCTTTGGCAGCTTGGTTCTGCCCCGCAAGGGGCAAGAGGTGGTCGTAATGTTTCACGATGGAAATCCGGATTGGCCCATTGTGACCGGCGCGGTTTACAACGATGACAACCGTCCGCCCGAACCATTGCCGGCACGCGCGACACGTTCGGTTTTCCGCAGCCAATCCGTTCCCGGACGCGCCGCCGACCATAACGAGCTGAGCTTTGAGGACGATGCGGGAAAGGAAGAAGTTCTGCTAAAAGCGCTAAAGGATCACAACCTCAAGGTCGGCAAGATATACCGCGTAAACGTGGGCGAGAAATATGCCCTGAGCGCATCTGCAAGGGGAAATCCGACATCGAGCTTTCTGGAGGTGAAACCTGATTGCGTCAGGCTGGCGGTGCACGGTCCCACCGGTCCGCAGGGGATCGAGATTGGGCCGGAGGGCGTTTCGATTATCGGCTCGAACGTTGGCTTGATGTCGCGGATGGGACCTGTCTCGGCAACACCCATGCCGGTGCCGACGCCCACCCCTCAGTTGACGAAATCGGCCGGCTCCATCGCCGTCGCGCCTTTCGATGCGAAAATCAAGGATTAG
- the tssM gene encoding type VI secretion system membrane subunit TssM, with protein sequence MLFIRKLLTDKRVWCVVAILVIIALIGTMIFGDALADTPLDRFQSYILGGLLLPIGLLAFALFRGRIEQNVQNRVSQILNEGEGSTPNARIAQASAAAETDEMRILDANLKSALSSLKKRRFGRGHRRWLYQLPWYAVIGPPGAGKTTAIAQSGLTFPLADTHGRGPLSDIGGTRNCEWWLTDEAVLIDTAGRYTSQEDPAGPERGVWLGFLRLLKKRRRREPINGIIVAISLDVLIGPAASRRDFARRIRLRVRDIYEELGQRVPVYTLLTKADLMAGFVEFFDDLGQEGREAVWGITFPTEKDDAPPSQKATDPLESFEREFDRIVARLDARLPDRMQKEADVPRRRLVFGFPQQVASLRPVISAFLTDAFASNSFEDPILLRGLYMVSGTQHGQTIDRITTEAAVPIEAEGGRTAGSPQPRSYFLTRLMRDVIFTEASLVRNEPGSARRLVRRQLAGHAGIGLAALALSVVMLMTYRHSVALAGRFEAEAQVFSDEALPLQLEEVGRSDLRDVVPLLDRLRALQDDLDADLNVATTETAASSMDFGLVRAGELDTMAGTAYRDTLSSVLLPRLLLRIEETMDSHADDPEFLYHALKAYLMLGGRGPLEPDFLAHWIALDTRERYADPADADLRDRLGGHVRALLATSLTGIGLDDDRIASARAALGGRSAAKRVHDAIVKSAAATAAPIWRLADHAGPDAERIFLDRRGPDTITSVPGIYTHTGFFDVFLKSLPEVTAREAADAWVLDPDAPTEGAPDRTRAAQLAADATELYLREFALIWDETLAAIAVQPVNSLDASLRLMNVLAAPTSPIRLVLISIVGTTALDRPPQAATDGAEETAATPTKPQANLDTLFANSGDRDGPQNRAAKFAATHFRGLRALVEVPPNSQQGATPPIDQIITDLGALYRNLRDMQATDAAGPLDNAQEAALVTSEIETRAASIPEPIQSWITDVSAQSVSQSRSDARVRLNRRWRSGPAELCQRVTKARYPFDGSARAEASLEDFAMLFGPDGGLDRFFRTNLDNIVDRSEETWRWRALDGVDGTLNDRSLAAMQQAAEIRRAMFSGAAQRPSVTFQVVIAALETSGSGVRFTVDGQDFSYRSGTSKSARLHWPGPGGLGQASISFPRRFSSKEAGLSSKGPWALFRLLDRSQQRQATDGRLDLTFVLGERRIKLLFQSDAERNPLDRRLLSSFQCPEAF encoded by the coding sequence ATGCTGTTCATCCGCAAGCTATTGACCGACAAACGGGTCTGGTGCGTCGTCGCGATCTTGGTGATCATCGCGTTGATTGGGACGATGATTTTTGGCGATGCGCTTGCCGACACGCCCCTTGACCGGTTTCAGTCCTACATTCTTGGCGGCCTGCTTTTGCCAATCGGTCTGCTCGCATTCGCGCTGTTTCGCGGAAGAATCGAACAGAATGTTCAAAACCGGGTTTCGCAGATCCTCAACGAAGGCGAGGGCTCAACCCCGAATGCGCGCATCGCCCAGGCATCGGCCGCTGCGGAAACCGACGAGATGCGCATACTGGACGCCAATCTGAAATCGGCGTTGTCCTCCCTCAAAAAACGCCGGTTCGGACGTGGGCATCGCCGCTGGCTTTATCAATTGCCCTGGTATGCGGTGATCGGACCGCCCGGCGCGGGAAAGACCACCGCGATTGCGCAATCCGGTCTGACCTTTCCGCTGGCTGACACCCATGGTCGCGGCCCGCTGTCGGATATCGGCGGCACCCGCAACTGCGAATGGTGGCTCACGGACGAGGCCGTTCTGATCGACACGGCCGGGCGTTACACCAGCCAGGAAGACCCTGCAGGACCCGAGCGTGGGGTTTGGCTCGGCTTTTTGAGATTGCTCAAAAAGCGGCGGCGCCGCGAGCCGATCAACGGCATTATCGTCGCCATCAGCCTCGACGTGCTGATCGGGCCGGCGGCCTCCCGACGCGACTTTGCGCGACGCATCCGTCTGCGGGTGCGTGATATCTACGAGGAGTTGGGCCAACGTGTGCCGGTCTACACTCTGCTGACCAAGGCGGACCTGATGGCCGGGTTCGTCGAGTTCTTCGATGATCTGGGACAGGAGGGGCGCGAGGCGGTTTGGGGCATCACCTTCCCGACCGAAAAGGACGACGCCCCGCCGTCACAAAAGGCCACCGATCCGCTTGAAAGCTTTGAGCGGGAGTTTGATCGGATCGTCGCGCGCCTTGACGCCCGCCTGCCCGACCGCATGCAGAAAGAGGCGGATGTCCCGCGCAGGCGGCTCGTTTTTGGATTTCCGCAACAGGTGGCAAGCCTGCGACCGGTGATCAGCGCGTTCCTGACGGACGCATTCGCATCGAACTCTTTCGAAGACCCGATCTTGCTGCGTGGTCTTTATATGGTGAGTGGCACCCAGCATGGTCAGACCATCGACCGCATCACGACAGAGGCAGCCGTCCCCATTGAGGCAGAAGGCGGACGGACCGCCGGTTCTCCTCAGCCCCGCAGTTATTTTCTGACCCGTTTGATGCGGGACGTCATCTTTACCGAGGCCAGTCTCGTCCGCAACGAACCTGGTTCAGCCCGCCGATTGGTCCGCCGGCAACTGGCGGGGCATGCCGGCATTGGCCTTGCCGCGTTGGCCCTGAGCGTGGTGATGCTGATGACCTACCGGCATTCCGTGGCACTTGCAGGACGCTTCGAAGCGGAGGCACAGGTCTTTTCGGATGAGGCGTTGCCCCTGCAACTCGAAGAAGTGGGCAGGTCGGATCTGCGTGATGTCGTTCCACTTCTGGACCGTCTCAGAGCTCTGCAGGACGATCTTGACGCCGACCTGAACGTCGCGACCACCGAGACCGCGGCCAGTTCAATGGATTTCGGCCTCGTTCGCGCGGGTGAGCTGGACACGATGGCCGGCACGGCCTATCGCGACACGCTTTCCTCGGTATTGCTGCCACGGCTTTTGTTGCGCATCGAAGAGACGATGGACAGCCATGCGGATGATCCGGAATTCCTTTATCACGCGCTAAAAGCCTATCTGATGCTCGGCGGGCGCGGCCCGCTTGAGCCGGACTTTCTGGCACATTGGATCGCACTGGACACCCGCGAGCGGTATGCCGACCCCGCCGACGCGGATCTAAGGGACCGCCTGGGTGGTCATGTCAGGGCACTACTGGCCACGTCCCTTACGGGCATCGGGCTGGATGACGATCGGATCGCATCCGCCCGCGCCGCGCTTGGCGGGCGATCCGCCGCCAAGCGGGTTCATGACGCCATCGTCAAAAGCGCGGCGGCCACGGCTGCACCGATCTGGCGTCTGGCCGATCATGCCGGACCAGATGCGGAGCGTATCTTTCTGGACCGGCGCGGGCCCGACACGATCACAAGTGTGCCAGGGATCTATACCCATACCGGGTTCTTCGATGTCTTCCTCAAAAGCCTGCCCGAGGTCACCGCACGTGAGGCTGCCGACGCTTGGGTTCTTGACCCGGATGCACCCACCGAAGGCGCGCCGGATCGAACGCGCGCCGCACAGCTAGCCGCAGACGCGACCGAACTTTACCTGCGTGAATTCGCGTTGATCTGGGACGAGACATTGGCTGCGATCGCCGTCCAACCCGTCAACTCGCTGGATGCCTCTTTGCGTCTGATGAACGTGTTGGCGGCCCCGACCTCCCCCATTCGCCTTGTGCTGATCTCCATCGTCGGCACTACCGCGCTGGACCGTCCGCCCCAAGCCGCAACCGACGGCGCAGAAGAGACCGCCGCTACTCCGACAAAGCCACAGGCAAACCTCGATACGTTGTTTGCAAATAGCGGCGACAGAGATGGCCCGCAGAACCGCGCGGCCAAGTTTGCCGCTACGCATTTCCGCGGCCTCCGCGCCTTGGTTGAGGTTCCGCCAAACAGCCAGCAAGGGGCCACACCGCCCATCGATCAGATCATCACCGATCTGGGCGCGCTCTATCGCAACCTTCGTGATATGCAGGCCACTGACGCGGCGGGCCCCTTGGACAATGCGCAAGAGGCCGCACTGGTCACCAGCGAGATCGAAACGCGTGCTGCGTCGATTCCGGAACCCATTCAAAGCTGGATTACGGATGTGAGCGCGCAGTCGGTCAGCCAGTCCAGATCCGACGCGCGAGTCCGGCTGAACAGGCGCTGGCGCAGCGGGCCCGCGGAATTGTGCCAGCGGGTGACCAAGGCGCGCTACCCGTTCGACGGCAGTGCCCGCGCCGAAGCAAGTCTTGAAGACTTCGCCATGTTGTTCGGACCTGATGGCGGGCTGGACCGCTTCTTTCGAACCAATCTCGACAATATCGTAGATCGCAGCGAGGAGACCTGGCGCTGGCGCGCGCTCGACGGTGTGGATGGGACGCTAAATGATCGCTCTCTGGCAGCGATGCAGCAGGCTGCCGAAATCCGCCGAGCCATGTTTTCGGGTGCAGCCCAGCGCCCGTCGGTGACATTCCAGGTCGTCATCGCGGCACTTGAGACCTCGGGATCCGGGGTCCGGTTTACTGTGGACGGTCAGGATTTTTCCTATCGCTCCGGCACGTCAAAATCGGCGCGGCTGCACTGGCCCGGTCCCGGCGGGCTGGGTCAGGCCTCTATCAGTTTCCCTCGCCGGTTTTCATCCAAGGAAGCTGGGCTGTCCAGCAAGGGACCCTGGGCGCTCTTTCGTCTTCTGGATCGGAGCCAGCAGCGCCAGGCGACCGATGGCAGACTGGATCTGACCTTCGTGCTGGGCGAGCGCCGGATCAAATTGCTGTTTCAAAGCGATGCCGAACGCAATCCGCTCGACCGCAGACTGCTTTCCTCCTTTCAATGCCCGGAGGCGTTTTGA
- the tssH gene encoding type VI secretion system ATPase TssH has protein sequence MMGLTRKTLFAKLNPLCYQALEEATALCQARRHGYVELVHWLDRILASQDNDLTWLLGRLGIDLPRVTENLARALDRLPNGTTAVTDFSGHIEETVAQGWLIADLALNAREIRSGHLLLAWLNAPELHRVLRAASPELAGIAPADILDVWPEFSKKDGAETPQAGASASGDKPVAPTAAVLDRFTTDLTQRARAGDLDPVTGRDREIRQLIEILLRRRQNNPLLTGEAGVGKTAIVEGFAQKIATGAVPPPLQGTTVRALDLALLQAGASMRGEFEKRLRDVIEAVETAPEPVILFIDEAHTLIGAGGQEGTGDAANLLKPALARGSLRTIAATTWGEYKRHIEKDAALARRFQVIGVEEPDEEEAIAILQRLVAPLEEHHGVDILCEAVDAAVRLSHRYLPSQQLPDKAVRLLDTACARVALSEYAPPEEVDALRTRVAALECKTALIARETGPEMPEGDAAAEALSAAKADLAALETRWSNDRAAVRAARNARGVASDLGGEAVVTPIPAPSDKTTEAFLAIDRVDMPTVAAVMQSWTGISTGRLLRDEGHVLLSLADRLGERVKGQGHAMEAIARRVRTSRAGLEEANRPVGVFLLCGPSGVGKTETALALADLLLGNEEDLITVNMSEFQEAHSVATLKGAPPGYVGYGQGGVLTEAVRRRPRSVILLDEVEKAHPDVHEIFFQVFDKGRMEDSEGRLVDFRNALILLTSNVGADTISTLCLQADAPSPDQLEDAIATDLRDVFPPALLGRMITLPYYPLDDALLRTILMSRLERIATRLWDVHSAEVKFDASVIDFITAKARGSDAGGRRIDAILTGTVLPELSARALSAQIEGRPLGTLNVDILDGVIRYSEASPDDLLAQQTMTGA, from the coding sequence ATGATGGGCCTCACTCGAAAGACCTTGTTCGCGAAACTCAATCCGCTTTGCTATCAGGCCTTGGAGGAGGCAACGGCCCTCTGTCAGGCGCGCAGACACGGCTATGTCGAGCTGGTCCATTGGCTGGACCGGATACTGGCCAGTCAGGACAATGATCTGACCTGGCTTCTTGGTCGGCTGGGTATTGATCTGCCCCGCGTTACCGAAAACCTGGCGCGCGCGCTTGACCGGCTGCCGAACGGTACGACCGCTGTCACCGACTTCTCGGGTCATATCGAAGAGACCGTTGCGCAGGGATGGCTGATCGCCGACCTTGCATTGAACGCAAGGGAGATACGGTCGGGGCACCTTTTGTTGGCCTGGCTCAATGCTCCGGAGCTGCACAGGGTGCTTCGTGCCGCTTCGCCGGAATTGGCCGGTATCGCGCCCGCCGATATCTTGGATGTCTGGCCCGAATTTTCAAAAAAGGATGGGGCGGAAACACCGCAGGCCGGTGCGTCTGCCAGCGGTGATAAGCCGGTTGCCCCGACGGCTGCCGTTCTCGACCGGTTTACCACCGATCTGACCCAACGCGCGCGGGCAGGCGATCTTGACCCGGTGACAGGGCGTGATCGGGAAATCCGGCAGCTCATCGAAATCCTTCTGCGCCGACGGCAGAACAATCCCCTTTTGACCGGTGAGGCGGGTGTAGGAAAGACCGCGATTGTCGAAGGGTTCGCGCAGAAGATCGCCACCGGTGCCGTGCCCCCGCCTTTGCAGGGCACGACGGTGCGGGCGCTTGACCTGGCCCTTTTGCAAGCCGGCGCCAGCATGCGCGGCGAATTCGAAAAAAGGCTGCGCGATGTGATCGAAGCGGTCGAGACCGCGCCCGAACCCGTCATCCTTTTCATCGATGAGGCCCATACGCTGATCGGAGCCGGCGGACAGGAAGGCACCGGAGATGCCGCCAATCTGCTGAAACCCGCACTGGCGCGCGGGTCATTGCGCACAATCGCCGCGACGACCTGGGGTGAATATAAACGCCACATCGAAAAGGATGCGGCCTTGGCCCGCCGGTTTCAGGTGATCGGGGTAGAGGAGCCGGATGAGGAGGAGGCTATTGCCATCCTCCAGCGTCTCGTGGCCCCGCTCGAGGAACATCACGGTGTCGATATCCTGTGCGAGGCCGTGGATGCGGCTGTCCGCCTTTCGCATCGGTATCTGCCGTCCCAGCAATTGCCGGACAAAGCGGTGCGTTTGCTGGACACGGCCTGCGCGCGGGTCGCGCTGAGCGAATATGCCCCTCCCGAAGAGGTGGATGCGCTGCGAACCCGCGTCGCCGCCCTGGAATGCAAGACTGCGCTGATCGCCCGCGAAACGGGGCCGGAGATGCCTGAAGGCGATGCCGCGGCAGAGGCCCTTTCCGCGGCCAAGGCGGACTTGGCGGCGTTAGAAACGCGCTGGTCGAATGATCGTGCCGCCGTGCGCGCAGCGCGCAACGCGCGTGGCGTAGCGTCCGATCTGGGTGGGGAAGCAGTGGTGACGCCCATTCCCGCGCCGTCCGACAAAACGACGGAGGCGTTCCTGGCGATTGATCGCGTGGACATGCCCACGGTCGCCGCCGTCATGCAAAGCTGGACCGGCATTTCGACCGGGCGCCTTTTGCGTGACGAGGGTCATGTTCTTCTGTCGCTGGCCGACAGGCTTGGCGAACGGGTCAAGGGACAAGGGCACGCGATGGAGGCTATCGCAAGACGCGTGCGCACCAGTCGGGCCGGGCTTGAGGAGGCGAACCGTCCCGTCGGTGTTTTCCTTCTCTGCGGCCCGTCGGGTGTCGGCAAGACAGAGACCGCGCTTGCCTTAGCGGATCTTCTTTTGGGCAACGAAGAGGACCTGATCACGGTCAATATGAGCGAGTTTCAGGAAGCGCATTCGGTTGCGACGCTCAAAGGCGCGCCACCGGGCTATGTGGGCTATGGACAGGGCGGGGTTCTGACCGAGGCTGTCCGCCGCCGGCCAAGATCGGTGATCCTGCTTGATGAAGTCGAAAAGGCACATCCCGATGTGCATGAGATCTTCTTTCAGGTTTTCGACAAGGGTCGAATGGAAGATTCCGAAGGGCGCCTCGTCGATTTCAGGAACGCTTTGATCTTGCTAACCTCCAACGTCGGCGCGGACACGATTTCGACACTGTGCTTACAGGCGGATGCGCCCTCTCCCGACCAGTTGGAAGATGCGATCGCGACGGACCTGCGCGATGTCTTTCCCCCTGCGCTTCTCGGGCGCATGATCACGCTACCCTATTATCCGCTCGATGACGCGTTGCTGAGAACCATCCTGATGTCGAGGCTGGAGCGTATAGCGACCCGGCTTTGGGATGTGCACAGCGCCGAGGTCAAGTTCGACGCATCGGTCATAGACTTCATCACCGCAAAGGCGCGCGGCAGCGATGCCGGGGGGCGCCGGATAGATGCGATCCTCACGGGCACGGTTTTACCCGAACTCAGTGCGCGGGCGCTATCGGCCCAGATCGAAGGGCGACCGCTCGGCACTTTGAACGTCGATATCTTGGACGGAGTGATCCGTTATTCCGAAGCGTCACCGGATGACCTTTTGGCGCAGCAAACAATGACAGGAGCATAA
- the icmH gene encoding type IVB secretion system protein IcmH/DotU yields the protein MMDEDETILLPREPDTSSPAHPEPLPALHMASAPAEPVQDETWHELNKGRQSPLILAAAPVLTMAAAVKTGATGDDIGALHRRAFAEIDAFEVRAGKLGLAPRALKASKYALCATLDDVVMNTPLGSRSIWTSHSLVGSFFSETWGGDRFFDLLDQMKRDPGVNIDLIELLYYCISLGFEGRYRISDRGQGELMVLREDLYRLIRSIRGEPERDLSPVWRGAKPDRRSGLVGPPLWATAGIALCGLVALYLALSALLDFRMRETGIRFAEMPPTGFVRLIRESAPQAEPAVVMLPVDRLRRFLEAEIREGLVTVIEDDRSITVTIRGDGMFESGAPDPLAEYGPLMDRIGIALNGETGAVAVIGHTDSIPMRSARFPSNLELSQARADAVATLIREPMERPDRVSTSGRGADEPIAPNTSEAGRRLNRRTEIVLQKEPH from the coding sequence ATGATGGATGAAGACGAAACCATATTGCTGCCGCGTGAACCGGATACGTCTTCCCCTGCGCACCCCGAGCCACTGCCCGCCCTTCACATGGCCAGCGCCCCGGCAGAGCCGGTTCAGGACGAGACCTGGCACGAGTTGAACAAAGGGCGCCAGTCGCCGCTGATCCTTGCCGCGGCGCCGGTCCTGACGATGGCGGCGGCCGTCAAAACCGGCGCGACGGGTGATGATATCGGCGCTTTGCATCGCCGCGCTTTTGCCGAGATCGACGCATTCGAAGTCCGCGCCGGTAAACTTGGTCTCGCGCCCCGGGCACTCAAGGCCAGCAAATACGCGCTTTGCGCCACGTTGGACGACGTGGTGATGAATACGCCGCTTGGAAGCCGTTCGATCTGGACCTCCCATTCGCTGGTCGGCTCCTTTTTCAGCGAGACATGGGGCGGTGACCGCTTCTTTGACCTGCTTGACCAGATGAAGCGGGATCCCGGTGTGAATATCGACCTGATCGAGCTGCTTTATTATTGCATCAGCCTTGGTTTCGAGGGCCGGTATCGGATTTCCGATCGCGGCCAAGGCGAATTGATGGTCCTGCGCGAGGATCTCTATCGCCTCATCCGGTCCATCCGGGGAGAACCCGAGCGCGACCTGTCGCCCGTCTGGCGCGGCGCCAAACCGGACCGGCGGTCCGGACTTGTGGGGCCTCCTCTTTGGGCGACCGCGGGCATCGCCTTATGCGGCCTGGTTGCCCTTTACCTCGCCTTGTCGGCCCTGCTCGACTTCCGAATGCGTGAGACGGGCATCCGCTTTGCCGAAATGCCGCCTACCGGCTTTGTGCGTCTCATCCGGGAATCGGCACCACAGGCCGAACCCGCGGTGGTGATGCTGCCGGTAGACCGATTGCGCCGCTTTCTCGAAGCCGAAATTCGTGAAGGCCTGGTGACGGTCATCGAAGATGATCGTTCAATCACCGTGACCATCCGGGGTGACGGGATGTTCGAATCAGGCGCGCCGGATCCGCTGGCCGAATATGGCCCGCTGATGGACCGGATCGGCATCGCGCTCAACGGAGAGACCGGTGCGGTTGCCGTGATCGGACATACCGATTCCATCCCCATGCGTTCGGCACGGTTCCCCTCCAATCTGGAATTGTCCCAGGCCCGCGCGGATGCGGTTGCGACGCTCATCCGCGAACCGATGGAACGCCCCGACCGCGTGAGCACAAGCGGGCGCGGCGCGGACGAACCCATTGCGCCGAACACTTCCGAGGCCGGGCGGCGGCTCAACCGGCGCACTGAAATCGTTCTGCAAAAAGAACCGCACTAG